From Triticum aestivum cultivar Chinese Spring chromosome 7B, IWGSC CS RefSeq v2.1, whole genome shotgun sequence:
CCTACCAGTTTTTCTTTTTCGGTCGAGTTCGAGGCAGGTGCTCGAAGAGGCGTGTCTTGGAGCCACAGATCCATTCCAAAGGAGTGAGCAGGGCCTGCCCTGGTGTATGGTCAGAGGGGCGACAGCCCATGGCCCAGGACGGAGGGGGCCCATGATGTAGtatagatatactccctccgttctaaatttaagtctttgtagagattccactgggtggacgacatacggagcaaaatgaatgaatccacacttaaaataatctatatacatccgtatgcagttcatagtggaatctctacaaagacttatatttaagaacggagggagtataatatagcTGAGTCAGGTGTCGCGTGCTCCGTTCCTAAAtttaagtctttgtagagattccactgggtggacgacatacggagcaaaatgaatgaatccacacttaaaatacatctatatacatccgtatgcagttcatagtggaatctctacaaagacttatatttagaaacggagggagtataatatagcTGAGTGAGGTGTCGCGTGCATGGAGGACTGTGGTCGCCGTCATCGAGCTCGTGGACCCACGATGCGGTTCGAAGCCTATGGTTCGATGTGTGAATTGGAGGACACAACATTGCATTGGGCTGAATACCAATTCTCCAAGGAAACTGAAATCGGTCTGAATACCAATGATGTTGTTTGGTTGTTCACTAAATTGGCTCATTTAATCTTATAGTTAGGCTTCAATTCCAAATCCTGTTTGGATGCCAAACTTTGGAATTGCATATGTAAATGAGTATGGAGATTACTTTGCTCTTTGTGTATCGAAACAAAAGTTGCAGTCTCTGACTATATTTGCATGTTTATATTGCAGTCAAACATATTCGAATGATTCTAGAAATGCAGCACGCAACAAAAATGTTCACACAATGGCTGCAATAATTCTTTTCTAGGATAATATAGCAGCAAGCACACAAGCAACCATCATTAGAAGCATTAGCAGCCGAAAATTACTCTCTGAATAAAATTCATCGGCAAAAACATTCAGTGTTCTTACAGACTCGGTGGCATTCAGCGACAGCAAAATTCAGTAGCAGCAGAGCACCACCCAATTACTATATTCACGTGTCTATATAGCAATCAAACACATTCGAATGATTCGAGGAATGCACCACCACAACAAAAATGTTCATGCAATGGCTGCAACAATTCTTTTCTAGGACAATATAGCAGCAAGCACAGAAGCACTAGCAGCAGAAAATTCCTCTCTGAATAAAACTCACCAGCAACAACATTCAGCGTTCTTACCTAGCATTGTGTCGATTGGGCCTTCGAGTTCGAGGTATGTGCTCGAAGGGGTGCGTCGAGGACCTGTTCATGGCTGGTGACATTACTGCAGATCTCGGAGCCGCAGATCCATTCCAGAGTGAGGTGTCGCGTGCATGGAGGACTGTGGTCACAGTCATCGAACCCCGTGGACCCATAATGCACTTCGAAGCCTATGGTTGCCTCATGCGTGGGGTAGCTCCTGGCCGACCGCCGGTGTCGAGCTCCTGGGCGCCGCTGCTCTTTTTCTTTTTGGCGAGGGGCGCCGCCgctcttctcctctccccttgatgtAGTGAAGCGATTTCAGACAATGCGGAGGTGTGCGGGAATTGAGTCAAGTTTTTCCCATCATTTTTTTTCATCTAAAAAAAAGTGGTTGTATTGGGGACTGGCGAGTACCAATTGACAAATCCAAAGCCGGAATACATTTAGCCAAACGCAATTAATGTTTATTTTCATTCCATTTGCAACCCCGGCGGATATGTATAGACTATGGGAATATAGCCGTTGCTGAATAGAGATGTTAAAGATTAGTCGTTGAGATATAAACGTTGGAGAACGAAGTGCTAAGAATATAGCCGTTGTTGAATAGAGACGTTGGAGATTAGTCGGTGAGATATAAACGTTGCAGAATAGAGTGCCAAGAATATAGCCGTTGTTGAATAGAGACGTTGGAGATTAGTCGGTGAGATATAAACGTTGGAGAATAGAGTGCTAAGTATATAGTCGTTGTTGAATAGAGACGTTGGAGATTAGTCGGTGAGATATAAACGTTGGAGAATAGAGTGGTAAGAATATAGCCGTTGTTGAATAGAGACGTTGGAGATTAGTCGGTGAGATATAAACGTTGGAGAATAGAGTGCTGAGATATGAACATTTGAAAAAAAAAAGATGTTAGACAATAACGGCTAGAAAATAGACGTTGCAATATAGACATTACAAAATAGATTTGTCGTGCATTAAGTGGGGATTTAATGGCTCCATTCCGCTGCCACTATATATAGATGTTCACATAGTCGAAGGAAGTATGAACGTGTCCAGATCAAAAATAAGAAGCTTGAGAACATCCCAAATCATCAAATCCTTGTTGTCCTGCCTTACCGTGCTACCACTCTCTGCTACCCTCATCTCTCCGCCCTTTCGCACCTCCCGAATTGCCTAGTCGCCATTTCACCTTCTTCACTGCTCTCGGTTAGTTTTTGCACTCACAAACCATCATGGCCACGCCCCAGAACACACCGATGTTGACAGCATCAGTCTGCGTCCCAGAGACTGTGCATGGTACACACTCCTTCAAAATCGACAGGTACGACCTTCATCGGGGTTTCGGTGTCGGCAACTGCATCCAGTCCGCTAACTTCACTGTTGGCGGCCATGAATGGTGCATCCGCTTCTACCCCGACGGCTACAACGAGGATAACAAAGACTACGTGTCAGTTTTTCTCCAGCTCAAGACCAAGAACATTGAGGTGAGGGCGATATACAATCTGGTGTTGGTCAATCAAGCAATACAGCCGCCGGTGTTGCCTTCCAACTTCGCAAACTTCAGCGACGGACCTCCTGTGGTGTTTGACACTCGCAATGACAAACTCGAGGCATGGGGTTTTGTTGCATTCAAGAAGAAGAGCGAGATCGAAGGCTCATCATACATTTTGGACAACTCAATCATCGTCGCATGTAACCTTACTATTATCACATTAAAGGATGCCAAGGAGGTGGAAGCTGGGTTGGTCGGTGACATCCAAGTGCCGCCATCCGAATTGGTTGCTAACCTTAGTAAATTGTTGGGATCTACAAAgggagctgacatgtgtttcaaGGTCCAAAATGAGGTATTCCATGCTCACGAGATCATCCTCGCGATGCGGTCGCCGGTCTTCTGGGCAGAGTTCTACGGGCCGAAGAGGATCGAGCATAGGCACGTCAAAAACTTTGAAGATATGCAGCCCGGTGTCTTTAGAGAACTGCTCCACTTCATCTACACCGACTCGTTGCCTCCGATGAAGGACCTCAATGCTGATGGGTACGAACAAATGCTCGGGCATTTACTTGTGGTTGCAGATAGATATGACATGAAAAGGATGAAGTCAATGTGCGAGAGAAAATTTTGCCAGAGGTTTGATCAAGAGACTGTGGTGACAACATTAGTTCTGGCCGTCCAGTACAATTGCAGCATCCTCAAAGATGCTTGCATTAAATTTATCAACTCCTTGAGTACTGTGGATGGTGTGGTTGCAAGTAAAGGGTATCAACAACTAAAAAGAGAATGCCCTACTATCTTTGCCGATATGTGGGAGAAGGCAGCCAAGGCTCGAAAATTTTAGATGTTCACTCTAGATAAATTCTCCGAGTAGTTACTTCACTTGATGCCATAGCAACCTGAGATCATTATTTTGTCTATTTGTTTTGGAAAATTGTAAGTTCTACATATGCTATACCAACAGTATCCAATTAGATGCTTTTGTCTATTGATGAGCATCACATTTACCATTCCAAAGTAGTGCTCATTTCATTTTTCAAAGTAGTGAGCCATTGGCTACCAAGACCACATCTATTGTGGATTGTAGTGCATAGTTAGAAAACAGAAACTGCAAGAAATTAATTGATTGATCTAAAAATTGTATATTATAAAGTAAAATACACCACAATTTCTAAAACAATTCGAGGGGTGTCACGTAAGTGCTAATATAATGAAAATTCAAATTTGGGTCCTAAAAGTTtgcccacccacccccccccccccccccccccgcacaaaaaAGGTCGtatgtttctgatttttttacccTACAAACCTACGCAGGTGTTGTCTAGCCATCAATCTGGTCAACCCTTCCATCCCATTCCCCTTATTCTCTCGCATGATCCAATCATTGCCATCCCGCATCTGTGTTGCCACTAATTGTGTTGTGCCATGACCAGCTTCATCTCACTCTTCTACTTGGTTCGCAGCTGCTACTGTCAGCTCCACCGCGTGTGGTAGTGAACCACGGTGCAGAAGGGGTCGGGGCCTCTCTACTGATGGTCCGCCTACCGATGTGAGGATGCTGGGCGCTGGCACCGGGCCAGATGAAGATGTGTCCTACCACCGCGGCCTTGCCGTGACAAGTATATTTGTTTTGACTATCAAAAATTACTTTTTTATGACAATGGCAACTCTATTTATTTGACAATGGCAAATTTCTTTTTTGCATGGTGTATTGTTTTCGTTATCTCACCATGGCAAATTTACATTTTAGACCATCGCCCATTTTATTTTTGGACCAAGGCCAACGTTTTTTTAGCTTTTGCCATGTCACACAATATAGTTTTGACCATATTAGTAATAAAATTCTTGACATGCACAAAAACATTTTATATAAGGCAAAGTTGTTAAAACATTTTCCATGGCAAATTCACTTTATGGCCCTTGGCAAATTTATTCTTTTAGACAATGTCAAACTTCCTTTGAGATCATGGAAAATTTATTGTTTGGACCATGGCAAAATCATTGCTTGGACCATGGCAAATTTGTTTTGTTTTGGACGATGGAAAATTTCTTTCTAAACACCAAGCAAACTTTTATCTTATACAATATCatatatttttatttggattttttataACATTGCAAATGTGTTTATCAAAGCAtgttgaaagggcatgtagcccttaagtgtggttttggtgattaatgacaatcCCTACGGATAATGTTTTCATTGAAATATATTTGAAGGGAATGTGCATAGATGGTGCATCAAGGATATTTGATGGAATCAAGGataaagtccatatatatgaaAATATGTTTGCTCTAAGTATTCGTACTAATTGAcaaattcctatggagcatcaagtgcattgaatcCTATATGAAGAAATGTCCCATAGTGATGCATGAAGCTTGTTGGATTTATGTGGGAAGTATGCCATAAAAATATTCGAGGAAGTCCCCATGGTATCCCTCTTTggataccccatgcgcacgggcctcctGACCCCCGTGTGCATGGGGTCAAGTGTCAACTCTctagataccccgtgcgcacggggtccctgACCCCCGTGCACACGAGACCTAGGTTTTGGCACTCGAGGCCCCATATCcagtgaggtttcaagttggtctttgGGGATTTATGTTGAAGCCATCAAGATTGATTTTAGTGTCTAACCAAATATATTCAAGGTGGAGTTCGTTAGAGGATCTCAAAGATAGACATATGTGGGCTTTTAAGGATCAAGAGCTTGAGAGTACAATCAAATAGAACaattcaagttatggtttcaagacaagatcatggtaagctcatgtgttgggttttcggttgatcaagtcttgaagcaagcaactagagtgaataattcattgtgcctctcaagagATTATGATGGAGTTTTTAGAGAGCAAATGTTGACCAATATGATATTCATAGtgaaacttgatatggtcatgaaagaaCCTTTGGTGATATCTttcttgaagcaatgaagggaaatgaagagttcattgtggctttcaagaaaccaaggtGGGACatgaagtaaagatgttggttgaccaagatgaagctcaaagatTATCTAGATGGTCAACTCTCAAAGCGCAATCTTTGTACCACGTcggatcaagtgatctagtggtatggtaagtaactGTCAATTATGCTTTGCTAGCTAACCCATGCTATGTGCTTtctatgtctatgtgggttagctgtttctcatgggcttgcatcaaaagatagatttcaagtagcctatgtgtggatgacatcaagtggtgatggttatcgggttcgaggagtccaagtgcaagatgagaagccgaaggttatatgctttgaagttTGCGATAcacatcatgataatgtgcatgtgaagatgggcttaagtTAAGGCGTCCCTCATTGCAATATGAAGAAGCATTTCGAGTATGTTCACCAAGTGATTGTGGACAAGAAAAAGatccaacttgaggcaagcatcaaagtcatcaccaagctcaagttgaatgtgcaaggcaATGTATACCTTAGCTAGGTGTTCCTAGTTTTTCTGGTCTCATGGTGCTTGGATGGAGAgtggattataggtttgatagtcgtactatcaagagggactttcaggcgag
This genomic window contains:
- the LOC123158512 gene encoding BTB/POZ and MATH domain-containing protein 2-like; amino-acid sequence: MATPQNTPMLTASVCVPETVHGTHSFKIDRYDLHRGFGVGNCIQSANFTVGGHEWCIRFYPDGYNEDNKDYVSVFLQLKTKNIEVRAIYNLVLVNQAIQPPVLPSNFANFSDGPPVVFDTRNDKLEAWGFVAFKKKSEIEGSSYILDNSIIVACNLTIITLKDAKEVEAGLVGDIQVPPSELVANLSKLLGSTKGADMCFKVQNEVFHAHEIILAMRSPVFWAEFYGPKRIEHRHVKNFEDMQPGVFRELLHFIYTDSLPPMKDLNADGYEQMLGHLLVVADRYDMKRMKSMCERKFCQRFDQETVVTTLVLAVQYNCSILKDACIKFINSLSTVDGVVASKGYQQLKRECPTIFADMWEKAAKARKF